The genomic region caataaggaaaatggaagaaaattcccCTCTCCCAAGATGTTAGCTCTTTGCCAGTCATCCACACAGTGTTTCAGGGTTCTCTGGATATTCTTTGGTGGTTGTATATGACTTTTTTCGTAAGGCAGTGGGAAATaagccttttccttttttaatctcGTTTCCTGCtgccatctgtgtgtgtgtgtgtgtgtttgaaggaGACAAACCTCATAAGTGTGAAGTCTGTGGCAAGTGCTTTAGCCGGAAGGACAAGCTGAAAACTCACATGCGGTGCCACACGGGCGTGAAGCCCTACAAGTGTAAGACGTGTGACTACGCCGCTGCCGACAGCAGCAGCCTCAACAAGCACCTGCGGATCCACTCGGACGAGCGGCCCTTCAAATGCCAGATCTGCCCCTACGCCAGCCGGAACTCCAGCCAGCTCACCGTCCACCTGCGATCCCACACGGGTGAGTCCCGCCTGTTATTTGCTCTCTACACTTCCTATGGCATAAATCATAAGCACCTTAAAGCATTCAGCCACGATGGAAGAAATCGAGTTGGAACCTTTGCTCATCCCGTtgtttgcagttttgttttgttgttgttgttgttgttgttttgtcttgctctgttgccctgactggagtgcagtggcgctatctcagctcactgcaacctccacctcctaggctcaagcaattcttgtgcctcagcctcccaagaagctgggattacaggtgtgttgcaccacacccagctaattttttgtatttttagtagagatggggttttgccatcttggtcaggctggtcttgaacccctgacctcaagtggtctgcccaccacaacctcccaaagtgctgggattacaggcatgttgtaccatgcccagctaactttttctatttttagtagggatggggttttgccatattggtcaggctggtcttgaacccctgacctcaagtggtctgcccacctcagcctcccaaagtgctgggattataggcatgagccaccgtgcttggcccatTTGCAGTTTTGCTTTTCAGCTGCCTTGAAGAGCCTTTCTCAGTAAAATAGGAGAAAACCATGAAGTTTATAgctttatacatatgtatatctcTTTATATAACTTTATAACTTATTCACTTGTAAAGTATGTAATTGAGGAGGTGCACGAAATAAAATACAGGTATAAGTCATGTATCTTTGATAAATTCTGCATAATGATTAGGCATTCCAGTCATTTTTGAAGCATCCTCTAGTTCAGCATGGAACAGCTTGACCAAAAAACATACAGCAAAATTAGCAGGGTAGGTAACTCAACAAATTACATACTTCTTTCTTTTGGTGTATCAGTTAGATAAAGATTCCATAATGCTGCGATAACAACCATGAAATCTCAGTGTTGTATTATAAACATTTGTTGCTAACATACTTTAGGTCAGCAGGAAGTTGACTGGACAACTCTGTTGATCTTGGCTTGGCTTAACCACATGTGTGGGGAAGGCTAGGTGCCTTCCAGATTTGCCCGGGGATCTGCTGACCGTGGGCTGGCTGGCTGTCCACTGGCCTTGCCTGAGGCAATCTGGCTGTGTTCTGTGCATCTCTCATCGTCCTCCCGGGACCATGGACTAACCCGGGCTTGTCCTTCTCATGAGGATGGCAGAGGTGCAAGCAAGGAAGCCCCAGTGTAAGCccatttcaagtctttgcttCTATAAGTTGTCAAGCATCACATTGGCTAAGGCAAGTCACATGTTTCATCCTGGTGTCAAGGGTGGAACTGAGCTCACTTACAGTGAGAGGTCGTCACAGTGTTACGTGGCAAAGATCAGGGATGCAGGGAAGGTGAAGAACTGGGaccttttttttacttttttttttttgagatggagtctcgctctgtcacccaggctggagtgcagtggcgtgatctcagctcattgcaacttccacttcctgggttcaagtgattctcctgcctcagcctcctgagtagctgggattacaggcgcatgctgccatgcctggctaattttttgtattttagtagagatggggtttcaccatgttgcccaggctggtctcaaactcctgagctcaggcaatccacctgcctcacctcccaaagtgctaggattacaggcgtgagccaccttgctggGCTGAATTGGGACCGTTTTTGCAAACAACCACAGTCCACCTTTATCCTCACCATCATTCACATCTCTCTGACAGGCAAAATGCGTTCACACTTTCCAAAGAACCCCACAAGTCTCATCCAATCATAGGATCAGCCTTAAGGACCACAGTTGTGTGATCTCCCTTGGGTCTGGATATGGTTTCTCTTCATCTAGAGAtggttgaaataaaaaacaagttgtCTGTCCTGATACACCCAATATACAGTGgtaaaacaaaaagccaaaataattacCATAATTCTACCATTTGAAAGTAGtataagacacatgcacatgtatatttattgtggcagtattcacagtagcaaagacttggaaccaacccaaatgcccatcaatgatagactggataaagaaaatgtgacacatatacaccatggaatactatgtggccataaaacaggttgagttcatgtcctttacagggacatgcatgaagctggaaaccatcattcttagcaaactaacacaggaacagaaaaccaaacactacatgttctcactcgtaagtaggagttgaataatgagaacacatggacacagggaggggaacgtcacacactggggcctgtcaaggggttgggggctaggggagggatagcattaggagaaatacctaatgtagatgacaggttgatgggtgcagcaaaccaccatggcacgtgtatacctgtgtaacaaacctgcacattctgcacatgtatcccaaaacttaaagtataattaaaaagaaagagaaagaaaagaaaaagaaaaagaaagaaagaaagaaagaaagaaagaaagaaagaaagaaagaaagaaagaaagaaagaaagaaagaaagaaagaaagaaagaaagaaagagaaagaaagaaagaagaaagaagaaagaaagaaaggcagaaaggcaTTTGTCAGTCCCTGGTCCATAGcatttctgaaattcttttgGGCACATGTTCCCAGGTTCCCCCTACTCAGGGGATAGGGAATGTTTCTTGATTAGGCCTTGGCTCAGCTCTTTGGTTCTTAACCCTGCCCATTGGAGCATCCTTTCCATCACTTTCCTAAGCTACTTCTAAAAAAGATTGCAAAATGTACCTTTGAGAAACTTTCTCAGCTTGCTTCCTGTCTGCCAACAGCTGGAGGtcttttaccttttgttttagTAAGGCTGGTGACAGTGTTGCTGGTAGAGCTGTCTTTAAAAACTGTGTGAGTTTCCTATGTATCCATTTGCCAAAAGCGATACCCACAATTCTTTTGGAATCTTGCCTCTTCTTCTAAACTCAATTATAGGTACTTTTGGCATTTAACCTTCTGTGGGTTTTAGGAGTCCTTTGTCCAGCTGAAAGAACATACTTGGCACCAACTTCATTCTCACCATTCTTAATTCCCTTTTGAAGATTTTAATAAAGAGTCTTACATTTAGACACCTTATTTCACATTTGGTCTTCACTCTGAGACTAGTTTCTTAGATTGATCTTTGTCCCAGGCTTTTGTCTTACCTGGGAAAGCTGGCTGGAGAAGCTGGCTGGAGATGAGAAACTATATCCAGTAaatctttgactttctgtcttcccTCTAAATTCTGCTTAGTAAATGTCCAGTTCTTTTTTTGAGTTTGTCTCTTTCTTGTAGTCTTTTATCATATGCAGCTTATAAGACACTTTCACTGTTCTGCCTAGAATTTATCTCTTTATTCAAGTCCAAAACTCATTATGtacattttctgtcttctaagCTACCATGAGTGACAATCTTACCAAATGTTTGCCATTAAGTAGTGTGCATTGCCATTTTTCCAGCCTCCACATGCAACCCAATCTCAAAACCAATGCTCTGTATTTTGGTTCTCTGTTATGGCATCACCCTTTTTCTAGATACCTGTATCTGTATCCATTGTCTGTTGTCACAGCGATGCAGCGTAATAGCCCACAAAACCTCAATAGATGCAATATGCTTTTTCTGTTCACCTGTGAGGATCAGCTGGGCAAAACCAGCTGACCTTGGCTGGGCTCTCTTATTAGTCTGAGGATCTGCTGGTTATGGACTGGCTATCCACTGGCCTTGGCTGAGGAAATCAGCTCTGCTCCATATGTCTCTTGGTCTTCTCCTGAGACCAGCAGTAGGTAGGCCAGGATTGACCTCATGGTCATGACCGAGGTGTAAGCAAGCAAGCCCCAGTGCACAAGTCCATTTCAAGCCATTATTTGTTTCAAGTGACTAAATATACCTTTGGCCAAATCCAATGACATGGTTGAGGCTTTTATCATGGATCATGGGAGAACATCCTAATGACAGGGCAGAGGCCGTGCTACTaggaggggtgggaggtggggagatgtGGGAACATTTTAGTAATCTACAGCAAGTTAAGACATTGGCATAATCGATGCCCCACTGATTTGCTTCAGAAATTTCCCCCAGCCTAAGTTAGAGAAGCTGAACAATTCATGTATGAAAatggttcatttttatttacaaggATGAAGTTACTATTTATAGCAGCATCTTTAAATTGGTCTAGAAAACgtgtgtttttcaaaaatttaaatgtgtgCCATTTATGCATGGTCTTCGTGGAATGttcattttcccttttataaATCTGTGGCACTTGTAAAACTGTAAATTAATAGGATTTTGTTTTTACCCTTTCGGTGATTTGATAGACTACATCAACACTTGTTTGAGTAGCAACCCAAACTCAAGGAAGATCTGTCAGCTTAAATATATGTCGCTTATTCATCCAACATTCTTTAAAcctcactatgtgccagacacagtggGAATCAGGTAGTAGGCAAGAATGAACATAGTCATTAGGTTTGAAGACCTTAGTGTCCAGTGGGACTATTTGCCCAGTATACTTCATTAAAGTAATGTTTatggttaaattaaaaaaaaaaaaaaagacaaaggaatttATAACCTTTGCTTTCATGCCAAAGGGTGTTGTTAAGCTCTGCAACTTAGCTGTGAGATTTGGTTTTCTCGATTTTCTGGGTCTCACCTCTGCAGATTGCTAAAGAAGTGAAAAAAGACTGTCGCTATAATTTTGGCAGGGATGTAACTGGAAAACCTAGTAAAACATTCTGGAGCAAGGATTCTGACTTTGAGTCTACAGACGTCTGCCCCTGAGAAATCCATGAGTAGATTTGGGAGGGAGGTCCttggatggggaaaaaaaaaagtcttcattttcaCTAGCCTGTATTGAAATTTGACATGTCCTTCAATTATGAAAACAGGCAACCAATCTGATAACAGTGCATGTAAAGTTGTCGCCAGTGGAAATAAAAAATCTCTTCATAATGATTGCTGCAGATAGAGTAAAATATCTTTTACACTCCTCTTTATTTAGAAATGACTATAGTTACTAGACCTGCCACTAGGTCTGATTCTTGAACACATTAATGAAACACACACATTGGCatatcacaatttttttctttaataactattttaatataattggtttcttttatattcctattggttcttcttttagtttttttggtacatttaaaatattatctaagaAGGGTTCCATGGACTTCACTAAACTGCCAAAAAGGGGTAATGGCATAAAAAAGGTTAAGAACAACATTCTAAGGCAGCAAAAGGCCCTTTTTCtgaaaagggccagatagtaaatattttagactttgtgggccATGCAGTATCTGTCACAAATACTCACCTCTACCATTATGGCAGGCAAGTAACCATATGTAAACAAATATGCGTGGCTgtgtttcagtaaaactttattaataGAAACAGGCTATGGGTAGGATCTAGCCCAGAGGCTGTAGCTTACTGTTCCTTGTTCTGGAGTTTAATATGCATGATCTTGGTGGTATTCAGTCATACAAAGCATTTTTTTAGGTTTATGTTTAGGCCTCTCAGTGTTCTAGAAGCTTGTTCAATTGCCCCCTGCCATCTTTGTTTGCATTCTTTAAGCAGCTCATGGTGAAGTAGCAGATCCTATGTCAAAAAGCTGGAACACCATCCCAGTCTTGTGGGTTTATGTCCTAAGAAAGCAAACATCTGTTATATGTACAGATAATTACCTAGCATCTAAAGATACCAGATTTGGAGTCAGCCTGGATTGGAATCCAAGCCCTGCTTTGCACTACTGGGTGACCGAGAACAAGTTATATagtctctctgggtctcagccTTCTCCTCTGTGTAACTGTGttgaaaaacaatattaataatagtacCCACCACAGGGCCATCTTCCCAGCATCAAGCGAGACCACGCTTGTGGAGTGCTCAGCATAGCGCCTGCCATCCCGGAAGCCATTGAAGAATATTAGCTGCTATTTTGCTTACTTAAACAATATTGAAATGAGGGGTCGCCAATTTGCTTGAATTGTCATTGCCTCAGATAATTTGGACTTGGCATTCATTGAGGAAGTAAATTTGGAATATGATATCCATTCAGATGTTTGCAGTTTCACTTGCCTTGCTCATCTTTCAGcgaatatgaattttttttaaaaaaatcaagcagcTGGATTTTGTAACTTCACAAATAAAGAACGCAGCTGGCAATATGGGATAAATAAATTTTGTGCaataaacacatctttattaataaaGATCTGCATGAAATAGAAGCTGGGTGTTTCCATCATTGTAAAACCATACTCCAATGAGTGCAGCACGGAGCTGACCCGTTCGAAAATGTATTGTTGAATCTGTTACAACATGTAACTCAGTCAAACTCAGCGGGTTGTGCCAAAGTCTTCAACTGTGAACCATTAACTAGCAGAGTGGGCACATTAACAGTATGAAAGATAGTTTGAGTGTTCTAAAGTATATAACAAGTATACTTGTAAATCTTATTTTATCTGGGACAATTAAATTGCTCTTTTCGATCTCCCATTTTTCTTCTGGGTTTGATACCGGTGGTGGTGGTTTGGgtctggggaaagaaaaagaaaccctgcCCCTGTTCCCCCACTCCCAGGGGCTGCTAGAAGCTGCAGTTAGAAGGTCTGCACCCACCCACCTTGTATAAGCGATTTTCTGGTGTGTGCTTCGGGGGGATCCGCTGTGGTTGTTGCCTGCCTGTTCTTATCGAAACTCACCTTGTGTTGACAGGGGACGCCCCCTTCCAGTGCTGGCTCTGTAGCGCCAAGTTCAAAATCAGCTCGGACTTGAAAAGGCACATGCGGGTGCACTCAGGGGAGAAGCCTTTCAAGTGCGAGTTCTGCAACGTCCGCTGCACCATGAAGGGGAACCTCAAGTCGCACATCCGCATCAAGCACAGCGGGAATAACTTCAAGTGTCCGCACTGCGACTTCCTGGGTGACAGCAAAGCCACCCTCCGGAAGCACAGCCGCGTGCACCAGTCGGAGCATCCCGAGAAGTGCTCGGAATGCAGCTACTCCTGCTCCAGCAAGGCCGCCCTGCGCATCCACGAGCGCATCCACTGCACCGACCGCCCTTTCAAATGCAACTACTGCAGCTTCGACACCAAACAGCCTAGCAACCTGAGCAAGCACATGAAGAAGTTCCATGCGGACATGGTTAAGACTGAGGCTCTGGAGAGGAAGGACACGGGCAGGCAGAGCAGCCGGCAGGTGGCCAAGCTCGATGCCAAGAAGACTTTCCACTGCGATATATGCGACGCCTCCTTCATGCGGGAGGACTCGCTCCGCAGCCACAAGAGACAGCACAGTGAGTACAATGAGAGTAAGAACTCGGACGTGACCGTCCTCCAGTTTCAGATCGACCCCAGCAAGCAGCCCGCCACGCCCCTCACTGTGGGACACCTCCAGGTACCCCTCCAGCCCAGCCAAGTGCCCCAGTTCAGCGAGGGAAGAGTCAAAATCATCGTCGGGCATCAGGTGCCACAGGCGAACACCATCGTCCAGGCTGCCGCCGCTGCAGTGAACATCGTCCCGCCTGCTTTGGTGGCCCAGAACCCAGAGGAACTCCCGGGGAACAGCCGGCTGCAGATCCTGCGCCA from Macaca thibetana thibetana isolate TM-01 chromosome 10, ASM2454274v1, whole genome shotgun sequence harbors:
- the ZFP64 gene encoding zinc finger protein 64 isoform X1, giving the protein MNASSEGESFAGSVQIPGGTTVLVELTPDIHICGICKQQFNNLDAFVAHKQSGCQLTGTSAAAPSTVQFVSEETVPATQTQTTTRTITSETQTITVSAPEFVFEHGYQTYLPTESNENQTATVISLPAKSRTKKPTTPPAQKRLNCCYPGCQFKTAYGMKDMERHLKIHTGDKPHKCEVCGKCFSRKDKLKTHMRCHTGVKPYKCKTCDYAAADSSSLNKHLRIHSDERPFKCQICPYASRNSSQLTVHLRSHTGDAPFQCWLCSAKFKISSDLKRHMRVHSGEKPFKCEFCNVRCTMKGNLKSHIRIKHSGNNFKCPHCDFLGDSKATLRKHSRVHQSEHPEKCSECSYSCSSKAALRIHERIHCTDRPFKCNYCSFDTKQPSNLSKHMKKFHADMVKTEALERKDTGRQSSRQVAKLDAKKTFHCDICDASFMREDSLRSHKRQHSEYNESKNSDVTVLQFQIDPSKQPATPLTVGHLQVPLQPSQVPQFSEGRVKIIVGHQVPQANTIVQAAAAAVNIVPPALVAQNPEELPGNSRLQILRQVSLIAPPQSSRCPSEAGAMTQPAVLLTTHDQTDGATLHQTLIPTAPGGPQEGSGNQTFITSSGITCTDFEGLNALIQEGTAEVTVVSDGGQNIAVATTAPPVFSSSSQQELPKQTYSIIQGAAHPALLCPADSIPD
- the ZFP64 gene encoding zinc finger protein 64 isoform X2, whose translation is MNASSEGESFAGSVQSGTTVLVELTPDIHICGICKQQFNNLDAFVAHKQSGCQLTGTSAAAPSTVQFVSEETVPATQTQTTTRTITSETQTITVSAPEFVFEHGYQTYLPTESNENQTATVISLPAKSRTKKPTTPPAQKRLNCCYPGCQFKTAYGMKDMERHLKIHTGDKPHKCEVCGKCFSRKDKLKTHMRCHTGVKPYKCKTCDYAAADSSSLNKHLRIHSDERPFKCQICPYASRNSSQLTVHLRSHTGDAPFQCWLCSAKFKISSDLKRHMRVHSGEKPFKCEFCNVRCTMKGNLKSHIRIKHSGNNFKCPHCDFLGDSKATLRKHSRVHQSEHPEKCSECSYSCSSKAALRIHERIHCTDRPFKCNYCSFDTKQPSNLSKHMKKFHADMVKTEALERKDTGRQSSRQVAKLDAKKTFHCDICDASFMREDSLRSHKRQHSEYNESKNSDVTVLQFQIDPSKQPATPLTVGHLQVPLQPSQVPQFSEGRVKIIVGHQVPQANTIVQAAAAAVNIVPPALVAQNPEELPGNSRLQILRQVSLIAPPQSSRCPSEAGAMTQPAVLLTTHDQTDGATLHQTLIPTAPGGPQEGSGNQTFITSSGITCTDFEGLNALIQEGTAEVTVVSDGGQNIAVATTAPPVFSSSSQQELPKQTYSIIQGAAHPALLCPADSIPD
- the ZFP64 gene encoding zinc finger protein 64 isoform X4; amino-acid sequence: MKDMERHLKIHTGDKPHKCEVCGKCFSRKDKLKTHMRCHTGVKPYKCKTCDYAAADSSSLNKHLRIHSDERPFKCQICPYASRNSSQLTVHLRSHTGDAPFQCWLCSAKFKISSDLKRHMRVHSGEKPFKCEFCNVRCTMKGNLKSHIRIKHSGNNFKCPHCDFLGDSKATLRKHSRVHQSEHPEKCSECSYSCSSKAALRIHERIHCTDRPFKCNYCSFDTKQPSNLSKHMKKFHADMVKTEALERKDTGRQSSRQVAKLDAKKTFHCDICDASFMREDSLRSHKRQHSEYNESKNSDVTVLQFQIDPSKQPATPLTVGHLQVPLQPSQVPQFSEGRVKIIVGHQVPQANTIVQAAAAAVNIVPPALVAQNPEELPGNSRLQILRQVSLIAPPQSSRCPSEAGAMTQPAVLLTTHDQTDGATLHQTLIPTAPGGPQEGSGNQTFITSSGITCTDFEGLNALIQEGTAEVTVVSDGGQNIAVATTAPPVFSSSSQQELPKQTYSIIQGAAHPALLCPADSIPD